A stretch of Deltaproteobacteria bacterium DNA encodes these proteins:
- a CDS encoding polysaccharide deacetylase family protein, translating to MATSTHSADHHVPLIMRACIGRVRWRERLLGAAAGLLSFQDNNPLLEAWQSGNLILLYHRIVDDSEISLNPFTVPRSLFESQVAWLSRIYTMMTASELVRLLASSPSVSRCAVITFDDGHESIFTHAWPILQAYGVPATLFLDTGRLDVPPALSCAQIMAMVAHGIEIGSHSISHVDLRLLSDAALRYEMATSREFLSGMIGHRITGLAYPFGYYDDRVVRFVRQAGYTYACTCLQHRTNHLGDDPYQLSRLEINLHDNRERFQRKLDGHYAAVYATLYRLQAAMRPCRVK from the coding sequence GTGGCTACCTCCACCCATTCTGCTGATCATCATGTCCCTTTAATTATGCGCGCCTGTATAGGACGAGTCCGATGGCGTGAGCGCCTGCTCGGAGCAGCGGCAGGACTCTTGTCATTCCAGGACAATAACCCATTGTTAGAGGCATGGCAGAGCGGCAACCTTATCCTCCTCTACCATCGCATTGTCGACGATTCTGAGATATCCCTGAATCCTTTTACTGTGCCTCGCAGCCTGTTCGAGAGCCAAGTCGCTTGGTTATCGCGCATTTACACAATGATGACAGCGAGTGAACTGGTCCGCCTGCTTGCGAGTAGTCCATCGGTGTCGCGCTGCGCAGTGATCACCTTCGATGATGGGCACGAGTCCATTTTCACGCATGCATGGCCTATTCTCCAAGCGTATGGTGTTCCGGCAACACTCTTCCTTGATACAGGCCGCTTGGACGTACCACCTGCATTATCATGCGCCCAGATCATGGCGATGGTGGCTCATGGTATCGAGATCGGCTCTCATAGCATTTCCCACGTCGACTTACGACTACTCTCTGATGCGGCGCTACGCTATGAGATGGCAACATCGCGAGAGTTCCTGTCAGGGATGATTGGTCACCGGATCACCGGGTTGGCGTACCCCTTCGGATACTATGATGACCGCGTCGTGCGCTTCGTCCGTCAGGCTGGGTATACGTATGCCTGTACGTGCCTTCAGCATCGTACAAACCACTTGGGTGATGATCCCTATCAGCTGAGTCGTCTTGAGATTAACCTGCACGATAACCGGGAGAGGTTCCAAAGAAAACTGGATGGACACTATGCGGCGGTCTACGCCACATTGTATCGTCTCCAGGCGGCCATGCGTCCGTGCCGTGTCAAATGA